TGAATTTATTCTGAATGAGGCTTCCCAGGACATTGGATACTTTTTCTAAAGCAAGAATTTGTTCATGAGTCAGTTTTTTTACTTTTTTTGAAAAAAACATCAGCACGCCAAGGGTTTGACCTTGATATGCCAGGGGCAAGCCAAATGCGCAATTTAATCCAGCTTTTACAGCAAGATCATCTCGAATATATTTTTTATGTTCAACATAATCTGTCACGAGAATTGGCAGATTATCTCTTATCACCTCTCCTTGAAGCCCTTCGTTGATATCAATTTTTAACTGATAAGATTTTTCATAAAATTCCCTGACTTCATCATGAAAACTATGCCAAATTTTAATGCAATATAATGAACTCGTTGATTGGTCGATTAACCAAACTTCACCTTCATCCCATTCAAATGATAAGCAGCTTATTCTTAATATTGCTTCGACAGCAACTTCTATACTTTTTTCATTATGAGCCACGCTCAAGATTTGATCATAAAGTAAGAGTTCTCGCTTTGCATTAAAAAAACCAGACAAATCAGTAATAAAACCCATAATACAATTTTTATTACCTTGTTTGTCATAAATCAGACTGGGTCTATCAGCGACGTAGACAATTGTTCCGTCAGGCATTTTAACCCTGTATTCGAATAATTTTTCATTTTCTTTCTTGTTCACGGTATCTCGTAATGCTTGAATTACATTTGCTTTGTCGTCTTCATGAATCGATTGAAACCATAAATTCGGATTTTGGTAGATCTCTTGACGAGAACGACCGAACAATTTTTCTGCTGCTGGATTAATATAGGTAATTTTTGCTAGATCAACGGAAAATTGATAGAAGGGAGTAGAAATCATTTCGATGTATTGAAGTATTAATTCAGGCGAACCCTTTAGTAGCTTCTCATACTCGTTAATTTTAGAAATTAACTCATCTCGCTCTGCAGCAATCTTCTCGAGTTGAGAGGACACTTCCTTTTTAAATAAGGCGGGTTTCATTTATGGAAACTCCTTTTAGCCATTGCTCAAAGATCATTATATAAATTAACCATAGCACAAAGAGTCAGCACGCTGTAAATTATTGACTATTCTTAAGCTTATCCTTTGATTAGATTGACAATTAATTTAACCATAACCTATCCAAGATACATCATCAGGCTCTGTCAAAAATTTTATAAAAGACACAGGCGGTCTTTGTTTAGGGAGTCGCGATGCGACAAGCTCATAAAACTGCCTCCAAGCAGGCACATATCCCTCATTTGCCTTTGCCTCAATCAATAAATGCGAGTCTATAGATAAATCACAGGTTATTGATACATCCCCGCGCTGCTGTATTGGAAATTTCTTAATTATTTTTTAGAAAAACTTCAATTAGAGTAGTACTCGATGAATTTCATTGAAATGCTTGACTGGGTGTTTAATTTGATGACACAATGTTTTTATCTTTGATATTTCTGTTATCTGAAATGCAACAAACACGCTTACAACAAATGATGATGATGCGCTGCCTGGACACTGTTGTCGAGGTTGGGCGGAATTATTTGTAAACGGCGCTATCAAACTAATCCTCTCAATACCAGTGTCCAGGTTTCGAGACACTCACTCTCAATCTTATAAAGCGCTCAAATTGAAATTTGGTGGTAAAAATTCAACTTAATATTTTTTGCTGCTGAATTTAAGCCCAAAAAACATCCATAAATCAACGCGGGTTAATTTGGGGAAAAATGAGGCAATTATCATGATCATAGAGGATATTCAGTCAAAAATTTTTAACGTAGAGTTTGTATTAAAATCATATATTCAACGTCATGTCAAAGGAGTCGCACCTAAATATACTTATGCTGGGGAGGTAGGGATAAATCCAGCTTTTCAACGGATTGAAGAGGTTGACAGTTTCCTTAGGTCTAATGAAAAACGAATATTTGCTTTGCGCGGTGATTTTGTTCTAGCGACTGGAGTGAAAAACGCAGAACAGCAACATGGTTATCAGGGGTTAAAAGAAACCTTTGAAGAATCACAATATTCCTATTTAAATTGGAGCGATCGATACGGACATCCTTCCCTTGCCATAGCAGATAATCATTACGATGGTACTGTTTTGTATGCGGGATTTATTTGTCAACGTCACGGGCACCTGGAAGTTTTTTTATCGTCGGGAAGATATAATCGTTGTAATCGAATTAACGAGGGAATCTTACCACTAACAGAAGAACAGATTTATGTTGTTGAGTCCTATTTAGCATTAAAATTTCAAAAAGCGTATGGAATTCAGAAGGTTGTATTTTTTGATACAACGCCAGAAGAGGATGATGTTGACTCATCTTTATTCTTTACAAATACGCCATACCCTAATGACAAAAAACCTAGGACATACACTCCATCATCAATCGCTAAAGCGGTTAAGATTTCACATGATGATTCATATTATCTAAAGGCCCAAAACTACATCAAACACAATATTCCTTCGATTAAACCCAAATACAGTTATCCTGGTGAAGGTTGCATCAATCCAGGGTATCAAGATATTACCAGTATTCAATATCCCTTACTTCCACAAGAAAAGCGAATCTGGGCTTTACGAAGTGATTTTATTTTGGCAACTGGTGTAAAAAATGCTTATGAGAAAGAATATGGATACACTGGTTTTAAGGACAGCTTTAATGAATCACTTCATTCATTTATCAATTGGAAGGATCGCTATGGACATCCCTCACTCACATTACCTGAAGGCAAGTATGACGGCTCTGCATTTTATGCAGGTTATATTTGTCAACGAGAGGGTTATTTGCAAGTCTACCTTGTATCTGGACGATTTGAACGCACGGATTTGAATGAGGAGCAAACTCGTATACTGGAGGCCTATATCGCAGCTCAGTTTCAGACAGCCTATGGCGAGCAAGATATTGTTTTTGATTATGGGGACTCAGAGATTCCAAGCTATCATGCTACTTTTTTTAGCGGAGGAACATTTGACAAAACTAATCCTCAACGACGTTACAATCAATCATTGATAAGGGATATTTTGCAGAATATCCCTGTGGCAGCAAATGATGATGAAGATAGATTGGAAGAGAACAAAGTATTTTCAGTTTAAGATAATTGAAAGTGCAGTGAAGCAGCTTGGAGAGTACTATTGATTTTGTCGGGCTAATTGTAGCCCGACGTTTTGGTCATAGGGCTGTCATTTTTTTGCAGTGAATGATCCTAGACCAAATGCACTTGCTAGCATTTCATCAGGACTTATATCTTCGGTTAGATCAGCGCTTCTTTCAAAAAATCCCAGTTTACGTGAGAGATTTGCATCAGATTTTTTAGTATGGCTACTTTCTTGATCGTGGTTCATCATTTTTGACTCAAATAATGCGAGCATTTTTCTGGAGTTGACATCATAGGGGTTCTTATTATTTTTTACAGGATAATCAAAGTTCTTATGCTGAGGATTGAGCTCAATAATTTTCTTAATTACCGCTACTGAAGGATGGTCCGGATCAGCTCCATGCTTAATTAAGGCGTCGATGAGTCTTGAATCACCGCCACGTAATAATAAATAAGCAATAGGGTTAACCGAGCAATACACTGGGACACCTAAGTAAGTTTTAAGGTAAAAGGTACTGTTGAAATCAACATGATGCTTTTTTAGTAGTTCCAGATTACTCAAGGTATTTTGATGAGTATAACTTCCCTGGATGGCATTAAAAATAAGCGACCAACCTTTGAATTTTGTAATTGAAAAGGGCAAAGTTACTGATCCTTGTACCATTTTTTTTAGACCATGCGTATTTCCTGAAAGCAATAACCTTCGAAATTTTTCATATTCTCTACAATATTGTATGTGTTCTCCTATGAGTTTTTCTGCTGCTTCAAAATGTTGGGCTCGAGCAAAAAGAATAGGTTTTTGGAAGCTGGTATTTTGAGTATTTACTCTATTTTGGAGTAGGCATTGAACAACAGCTGCTGCCGGCAAAGAATCACGGTTAGAAGCGGACAGTTGATTATCTATAGCGCGGTGCAATGGTGTTTTTTTCATATGGTGATCCGGTGCATCCAAATGGGCACCCAAATCAATCAGTTTTTGGACTACCCCAATATCTTTGCCATATTCACAGGCCAAACCTAGCATGGTATAGCCATGGTGATCAAAAGCATTAGCAGCCAGATAAACTAGTTTAGAAGAGTATTTTTCAGGTTGAAATGACATAAATTTTTCTGGCCAATTTTCCTTATCTTTGTAAGGAAAAAAAGACATAATTTCCCTCAGTTGATCGAGTTGTTCTGCGGAAAGTTTCTCGCGAGTGTCGATATAATTTCTTGAATTATTAAAATAATAACGCATGATAAAGTCCCTGTTCTTGTTTTTATTAGTTTGCGGGCATTATATACACAATTTTCATATTTTTTAATTTTTTTACTTCAAAGTTCGACCTTCGTCTGCTTATCTTTAAGTCTGCACGCTCAAAAAAAGAAACTGCTTTTTTGCTGTTTACGCAAAAAAACCTTATAAAACAGGGCTCTTTTCCCTCAAATAACAGCTATTTATCTGATGTTCAGAACCTGAATGTTGATGGGTCGAAGGATAGAAGCCGATAATCTCGGAAAAATTTCCCTAAAGATAAGTTAAATCATCGGGAGAGTAATGTTTTCAGCATCCATCTTTAGTCATTTGATTAACCCGAGTGATAGCTTCTAAAACTTACTGGCAAAGGGGCTACATGCGAAGAACTCGCTGACAGATTAAACGCCTAGTTCAGCTCAGAATGTTCGCAGTCCAGTAACCCTTGCAATTCAGCTAAAGCGGTTTTATCGTCAATTCGAATTAAAGTAACCCATGCGGCTTTAATCTTATTGTAAGTTAAGATGCGTTTGAGTAATTGTTTCTCTTTTTTCCTTTTTAGCAATAATGTCCTGTAATTGCTGTTGTTTTTTGTCGAGGGATTGATAGTAATTTATCGCATAAACCAACGTTGGATTATTTTGTTTTTCAGCCCATTGTTTGATAATGGCTAACCTGTTTTTTTGATAATCTACTAAGTCCTTATCATTGTTCTTTGCAGATAAATACTGCAGATAATACATATCCAGCTGGAAGGGATGTTTATATAATCCTTGCTTCATAATGGCTTGATAGAATTCTTGTTCAAATTGATAGATCTTGGAATTTAAATTGGTCATTTGATGCTGTTTTAAGCTTTGATTCCATGGCGCATTGATTACATTATTATAAAGATTCATCATACCATCCCAAGTTGACTCTAACTCATCTCCTTGTTCTTTAATTTGCTGTTCTAATTCAGAGATTTTCTTAGTTTGCCGCTCTATAGAAAGCCCCACAAATTTTTTCGCTTCTGGAAGAAGGGAAAGAATTTTAGTTTCATTGGCTTTGCTTAAACCAACAAATTGATCTAAATCTGGATTCTGGATTGATTGAAGTTCATTCTGATATTGGTTAAATATTTTTTGGATGGCTAGTTGATTAAAATTCGCAATACGCGAAGAAAACTGGTCCTTCATAAAATAATCGGCCCATAGCAATAGATAATAATCAGAAGTACTGATAGGGACATTTACGGTCATGTCGTCTAATATTGCTTGCTGATGCGCAGTAAATACATCGTTTGAGGGTTCTTTCAGTGGCTCACCAGTTAAGATGCTAATTCCCGTATACGCTTCCGTAAACGAACGTTCATAACCTTGATAAGTAGCTCCATCAGCATCGGCTGTGCACCCTGAAGCATAATGGTCTGGAGTTGCGGCAGTAAACCCACAAATTTTAGGGTTAGCACTGGGATAGCCATTTTTTAATTTAACCGATAATTGATGAAAGCCTCCGGAATAACATTGCGACATAGCAAACACAACGTGACGGCTTGGAACCTGTTCGAGCAGTGAGCGGAGTTCGTTTTTAGAGAGGCAGGCTTTATTAAAATCGTTCTCGTTAGTAAAGTTATTGATAAACGGTTTTTTATAGTGCCATAAATCGATGCAATTATTACTGTAGGGATTGGTACTTTTATCTTCAAAAAAACCATAAGGCATTCCATGGTCGCTAACAAAAAGGAATAAGTCCTCATTGGGTTTTAAGGAGCGGATTTTTGGGGATAAAAAATAAGTACTGACTTGTCCTTTTGTGGCACTCTGGTTGTTGGTAATGATACCCGTCAGCATGAGATCCGTTATATCGTATTTATCCTGCTTTGTATTCATTTTTTTATGAACATCTAAAGGTAGGGGCTGATGCAGTTCATTGTTTCCTGCTCCAAAAAAAAGGCTCACTCTGTCCTGACCATATTGATGCGCTAGGAACTCATAAAGAGTTTTTGTTTGTAGGTATTGTGAATAATGATTAAGCCCAGGATTATCACCACCAGAAAGAACCAGAATTTGACTGGCAGTATTTCCAACAATGACGTGCAAATAAAAAAAGGTAAAGAGTAAGGAGCGTTTCATTAAATTCTCAAACAAGATCGCTGGGACAATTTTTAAATACTAGCATGAGTAGGGTGGGGTAAGCATTTATTTAAAAGAATACCCTTCTTTTCACCAATAGTACTCTCTTCTTCTAAAAGGTATAATGGATGAACCCCTATCAACGGTAAATGAAAATCTGATGAAACAGTCTTTAAAGGTATGTTCGATTTGTGAGAAGTCTTTTCCTCTAAATAGACTGATTTCTGGCGAATTAATTCGCCCAGAGATTAGCAAAGAGATTATGCATCTCTGCCCCGATTGGAATGATCAACACTTCATATGTCATGAAGATCTAGCGGTAATGCGCTCACGCTATGTCCGCCATTTGCTCACATCTGATAAAAATGAACTGACAACCTTAAAGAATAAAGTTCTAGCTCGGCTGGATGACAAAGAATTATTATCTATAGATATGGAGCCTCATCTTAATCAAAAATTATCACTAGGCGATCGCCTTGCAGACCGCATGGCCAACTTTGGTGGCAGCTGGAAGTTTTTAATCTCTTTTTCGATTTTTATGGCATTTTGGCTAGGGGCAAATTCATTGATTTATTGGTGGCAACCTACTGATCCATATCCCTTTATTTTTCTAAATTTAATTCTATCATGCCTTTCTGCAATTCAAGCACCAGTCATTATGATGAGTCAAAATCGAAAAGAGGCAAAAGATCGCATTCGCGCACAACATGATTATCAAATTAATTTGAAAGCGGAACTTGAAATTCGTATCTTGCATGAAAAAATCGATCATCTTTTATCATACCAATGGGAAAAAATGATGGAAATAGAAAAAATACAACTCGAGTTATTATCTGAATTACGCGCAAACTAAATTAATTTTCATTTCCGCCTATTGTATTGATGGTTCTGACGAACGTTTTATCAGGCATAACTATTAGCTATGCTGGTTTTTTCTCTTGCATTAACCATAGGGCCGGAAGAGTCAACAAAGCCATCGCGATCAAATAAATGGAAAAGGCAAAATTTATGAAAATATAACTTAAGAGTAAAATAATCAGCGGCGCTGTACCGCCAAATAAAGAATTGCTTAGGTTAAAAAATAAAGTAAAACCAATGGCTCGTTCTTCTAGTGGTAATAGTTCAAGACTCGCGGTAAATACACTGCCAATAAAAAGAGAGATAATCATCGCCAAAGCACTGCAAGCCAAAGTAATCTGTATTAAGGTTCCTGCATTAATTAAATAATTGATCAGGAGACTGGCAAAAACAGTTGCAATCAAACTGACTGCTAACGGGAATTGTCTTCCTAGAGTATCCGAGATAAATCCTGAGAGAAGTAAGCCTATGCTGTAACAAATCATTGCCACCATAATTACATCCATCGCTACGGTTATTGCTAATCCGCGTTGTTGTAAATACGATGGCATATAAACAAAAAGAGTATAAAAACTGGCATTGCAAAAAATTGCTAGAAGAAAAATAGCAATAATTGCTTTTTGCCGATAATGCCAGGCACTTATTAATGGATGATGTTGTCTTTTGGTCATTACTTTTGAAAAATTGGTCACTTCTCTGGTCTTACTTCGCAAATAAACTCCAGCAAAACCAACGAATATTCCCATTAAAAAAGGGAAACGCCAAAGGTAAAGGAGTTCCTGTTTGGAAAAAAATGACAAGGTTATTTTGCTGATGATGATTGCCAGTAACAACCCACAAATAGAACCCAGAGTGACAAAGCTAACGGCGAACCCTTTATGACGCATACTGACATTTTCATAGATGTAAATACTTGCTAAGGTCATTTCCCCGGCTACGGAAACTCCTTGGGCTAATCGACAGATAGTTAGCAATATGGGGGCGATAATGCCTGCGGTTTTATACGTAGGTAATAAACCAATAAAGCTTGATGAAAACGTCATGACTAAGAGAGTGAGCGTCAATGTTTTTTTCCGACCAATAGAGTCACCTAGATTCCCTAACCAGTAGGCGGCCAATGGTCGAATTAAAAAGCCTGCTGCAAAAATAGCAAATGTTGCAATTAACGCAACGTGTTGATTGGCAATAGGAAAAAAAAGAGACGCTAAAATTGGCGCCATAAACCCATAAATTGCGTAATCATACATTTCAAGCAGAGTGCCTAAGGATGCTGCAGCAATAATTTTTTTATTCATAATCCAAACGATGGTGTTTTTTTTGCGTGATAACCCAGCAAGCTAGATTGGGAAAAATGCCCCAACCTATCTGCCAGGAGTTAGTCTAGGTCTTAGGACACACAGGATACTAAACCATCCTTAATCTGTTTTACTCCTTGCGCTACTTTTTCCATACTCAACGCATAACAAAAACGTAAGACATGTTTTCCTTTATCCGGATTTAAATAAAATGAACGTCCAGGAACCACGGCAACTTTGGCTTGATCTAATAATACGCGCGTCATGGTCGCATCATCTTTAAAGCCCATGCGGGAAAAATCAGCCATAATATAATAAGCTCCTTGAGGAACGGTCACATCAAAACCAATCTCACGTAATTCTCGAACTGTATGATCTCGTTTTTCCAAATAGGTTTGACACATTTTTTGATAATAACTGTCTTGTAATTTAAACGCGTCAATCGCCGCATGTTGTAAGGGGGTTGCCGGACACACATATACTAGGTCCTGAACCAGGGCCATTTTCGCAATGACATGGGCCGGACCACTGGCATAACCTAAACGCCATCCCGTCATATTATACGTTTTTGAACATCCTGAAATCGTGATCGTGCGTTCTTTAAAATTTTTCAAACTAGCAAAAGACACATGTTTATAGCCAGGATAAGTAATATATTCATAAATTTCATCCGTGATTACTGCTAAATCATAGTGTTCTGCAATGTCACCGATGGCTAATAATTCCTGCTCAGAAAACACTTTGCCGCAAGGATTACATGGCGTGCAAATGATAATTGCCCGGGTTTTAGGGGTAATCGCTTGTTCAAGGTCCTCCATTTGAACGCTTAAGTCATGCAGATTAATGGGGACCGCTTTAACTTGAACTTGATACAGCTCTAAAATATTTTTGTGGTAGCCATAGAAGGGTTCAAACAAAATAACTTCATCCCCTGGATTAAACAAAGAAATCGTCGCACAAATAAAAGCACCGGTGGAACCATGAGTTACCAGAACTTCTGTTTCGGCCTGAACTGGAATTTTATTAAAAGTTTGAATTTTATGAGCAATGGCATGACGTAAATTAAATACCCCTTCACACGCAGAGTACACATTTTTTTCTTGCTCAATCGCACGTATCGCAGCCTGTTTAATGACCTCAGGAGTAGGTAAATCACAAATACCCTGGCCTAAATTAATGCCGCCAATTTTTTCACACTCCGTGCTTGCCGCACGAATACCAGATTGCCGCAAAGTTTCACTCACTTGACTCGTTTTCAGCATGTTGCCTTTCCTCTTTTGATTCTTAATCCTGTATTAGAAAACTCTCTCTTCGATTACCATTAAAAATCGTTGCACTATCTCAAGACGCTCATCCGCAAAATTTCCTTTCAAAAATAGAGGCATATAGGCAGGAAAGAATATCATTTAAAACTCCTTCACCCAAGAAACACCTACTCTTAGCACTAGGTATTTTATAGTGGGCAAAAACTGGGTGTCTCTTTGCATCATGACTTATAACAATAAAATCGTCCAGTTGAAATCGTTAAATATGCATATTGTATTAACTGTGATCAATTGGTAATATATTGAGCACTTTGGAAGAGGGGAATGATAATTTACCCAATCTTCTGTTCTGAGGTGGATATCCACTATTTTTAATGATCAAGAGGTCATGATATGAAACGGTTTTTTGAGAAAGCAATAGACGCGAGTTCTCCTAAAGTAAATGCTCCTAATGAACATAAAGTTCATGGAGTTTATTGCCGGGCGAAAGATTTGATTCATAAAAATAAAAAGTTTATTGAAGAATTACAACATGATCATGGCAAAGTTAAAGGGGGATGTATCGCCGTTTTAACCTTACCCGCTGTAATGAATGTTGGGCGTTATGCGAAATGCGGTGGAATATGCTGAAGAAGTAGTTGAGACTGTTGCTCGTTCAATAGTCTAAGCGTTTCATTCAGATTTTTATAGCGAGCATACACAAAGTGGAATTGAACGACCTTATGTTCCCTATGCAATTTTGACACAGCAGCTGATTCAAGACAGTTGCTGCGTTGCTTTGCTGTTGAGCTGAAGGAATTAAGCCCTGAATCTAAATGACCATTCCTATATTGGGAATTTCTTTATCTAATTCATCAAAGATACCATTATTAGAAAAAAGATTTTGTTCAAAGGTTTCTAATTTTCTGAGCGAGTCTGTTTTAGTATTAAAAAAAGTTCCGATATAGCCTTGTTCAGAATAGATTTCTGTCAACAACCCTGGAACCACAGTAAGACCAGCAATAATTCCGGCTATTGCTTTGACACACACGATAAGTGCTTTCAATAGGGGATTCAGTTCATTATACCACTTTCCTTTGCCGCGAAAGTTGGCAAAATCAATTTTTGCGCTTGTTATTGATCCCTGACACTTTTGTTTGAAATCCTCAAAGCTTTTTTGTGAAATTGGATTATTGAAAAAATCGGCACCACTTTCGATTAAGGTAGCTTCTAATTGTTGAGCAATTGGAGCGACACTCAAGTAATTAGGATCAAAATTATCATTCGAAACAGGTGGTTCATCGAGATAAGGAGATGCATAAGCTATCGTTCCTTTATGAGCCAACTCGTGTAATTTATGTTTGAGCTCCCGGAGCAATTGATTATATTTATATTCTTCTCTTTTAATGGCCAACATCGCTGCGAATTTCTTTTCTACTTTAGGTAATGCCTGATGAACTATAGGTAGGTCATAGTGCTCTGATATATGGGTTTTGACTCTTATGAGTAATCTATCTACCAGGTCTGAGAGATTATTATCAGCAATTTTATAGAGATTAAGGTTCTTTCTTAGGAGAAGAAGTGATTCTAAATCAAATTCTGATAAGTTACCGGCTGCTAAAAAGAGAGAAGAGGATTGGATCGCATTTTTAATATGTTGGTCGGGAATAATAACTGCGCTGAATGTATTATAATGATTATAAAATTGACGTTCCCCATCAACAACACTCCCTGGAAATTTATCTGCAATCGCATGGGCAATTTGAGAAAAATTAATTTGCTCTTCTTCGCTTATAGAAGCTTCGTTCATTTTAACACCGAACTCAAGAGCTGAGACTTTTTGACTCACGGGAAAAAAAATAGTGCTTTTATGACCTGGACGAAAGACACATTTAAGCGGCTTCCCTTGTAGCAAAGGCAATACGCCTGCTGATTCAAACAGCATATATTCGATTATATCTAGTTGATTTAGTTGCTCTTCTTCATAATGAAAACCTGCGGGCCTAAGTTGGCGATTAATAAGCTGATATAAGGACATAATTTGTTACACCAAAATGAATAACACAAAAAATTGGCCAACTGTAACACGAGATCAAGCGAATTTCATTCTAATTTAATTATTTATCATCGAGTTACCTACTGTCCTGGAATAATTACAAATTATTCCTTGGAAAAATAATATTTTCTTAATAATTAAAAAGTATAATTTCGGTACAATTTGTCCTTTATAAGAGCTTATATGAGAGCAAAATCGGAACTTGAAAACAATACCAATCCAGCTGATGAGTCAGTGATAATCATTAATCCTACTCAGTTGAGTCAAGAGCAGATCCCCTTCCTAATCGATTTTTTGGAGGGTGATGATAATCCCGAAGTGTTTTTAAAAGATACGGTTTATACACATGAGTCCATCCGATTTAAATTAACCCATGAACTGAATTGGCGCTTGGGAAAAGACGGCATCAGTGAATGTTTTGAGGTAATGAGAGACGGCCAAGCAGCCAGCGGAAAATTTGGACGTATTGACCTTATCGAAGGGAAGTTGGTTTTTAACGAAAGGGGGCTTGAATTTATACCCATATCTTTAAAACCACATAAAGAGAGAGTGAGAAAATTCATTTTATTTAAACAAGAGAAAGAAGAAGCAATATGGCGTAAAAGCATTAACGAAGAATATAAACGAACCAAACAAGCGGGTCATTTAAAAGTAAGAAAACCTGTCTTTTTTAGAGATCATGATGGATCACTTGGTGCGTATTTTATCATTAAAAAAGCCCCTGGGATTACTTTACATGATCTTTTGTATGGGACGCCGCAAGAACCACTGGACACGGCTACCCGAAAAGCAATTTCCCTTGCCATTCTCGATGCATATATAGAACAAGTAAAAAGGAGAGGTTTAGTGCACAATGATATTTCTCTTAGAAATATAATGGTGGATCTTTCTAACCCCAAGCAGCCAATTGTTACTTTTATAGATTTCGCTTTTGCCAAGAAAATAAAGGTTAACGATTCTGGTTCTTTAATAAGGGGTACTCCAGTGTATATGGCTCCCGAGCGATTCGAGGGAGATGGGAGCAGTACAGCAAGCGATGTGTTTGCTTTAGGACATATTCTCGCTGAGATTTGGGGAGAACAAAGAATGATCCCTAATCCTAAATTAGGCATCAAAGGGGTTTACCTTGAAAGCAAAAAGGGTTTATTTGACAGCGATCTTATCCACCTTGAGGAGTGCGAACTCAGTGAGAACGAAAAAGAGAGTATAATGTATGTGTTACTCCCAACGTTAGCTCCGAAACCTGAACTTCGGCCTAGTCCTGAGGAAATAAAAGAAGTTTTTACAAGGGATTATGAGTATCTTGAGGAACTAGTAGACGTTCATTCCAAAAATTCGCTACCCTGAAAAGTTGAATCAAGTCGCCTAGCTGCCAAGCTCAGAATAGAAATGGCTGCCCTCACCCTAGCCCTCTCCCCAAGGGGAGAGGGGATTTTTGGGGGAGGCTGTGAATACCTTTCTCGCCTTGAATGGTGTTACCTATCATATCGGTTGCTCATGACACTAAATTCATTCTAATAGCTGAAAGTACTCTGTCCGGGACGAGGAAATTGATTAAAAATAGGGGGATTACATTTCTGCATTCAAGGTTTACTATAAAGTCACTTGAATCAAGCTGCTGATTTTCTACTCTATAAAATCTCTGATTGCAGCAAGTCTGAATTACTATATTATTTTACACAATTACCCGAAGCCTTTAAGGAAGCCTGCATGCGTCAATTATTGATTACGATTTTGATTTTTTTGTTGTCAGACGCAGCATCTTGCGCACCTGTTTTCGAGATTATTCCTCTTGGAGTCTATGGCGGTTTGAAAGATGGGAATTTATCCGCTTATTTATTAAAAACAATCGAGAGCGAAAATTATACGGCCCTTGATGGGGGTACTTTGATGCGTGGGCTTGAAGTTAGCCTCCAGAAGCAATCGGTATTAAATAAAAATATTGACGATTTGCTGCAAAAACATATTCCGGCT
This sequence is a window from Legionella cherrii. Protein-coding genes within it:
- a CDS encoding ankyrin repeat domain-containing protein, with amino-acid sequence MRYYFNNSRNYIDTREKLSAEQLDQLREIMSFFPYKDKENWPEKFMSFQPEKYSSKLVYLAANAFDHHGYTMLGLACEYGKDIGVVQKLIDLGAHLDAPDHHMKKTPLHRAIDNQLSASNRDSLPAAAVVQCLLQNRVNTQNTSFQKPILFARAQHFEAAEKLIGEHIQYCREYEKFRRLLLSGNTHGLKKMVQGSVTLPFSITKFKGWSLIFNAIQGSYTHQNTLSNLELLKKHHVDFNSTFYLKTYLGVPVYCSVNPIAYLLLRGGDSRLIDALIKHGADPDHPSVAVIKKIIELNPQHKNFDYPVKNNKNPYDVNSRKMLALFESKMMNHDQESSHTKKSDANLSRKLGFFERSADLTEDISPDEMLASAFGLGSFTAKK
- a CDS encoding DUF1003 domain-containing protein; translation: MKQSLKVCSICEKSFPLNRLISGELIRPEISKEIMHLCPDWNDQHFICHEDLAVMRSRYVRHLLTSDKNELTTLKNKVLARLDDKELLSIDMEPHLNQKLSLGDRLADRMANFGGSWKFLISFSIFMAFWLGANSLIYWWQPTDPYPFIFLNLILSCLSAIQAPVIMMSQNRKEAKDRIRAQHDYQINLKAELEIRILHEKIDHLLSYQWEKMMEIEKIQLELLSELRAN
- a CDS encoding MFS transporter, with product MNKKIIAAASLGTLLEMYDYAIYGFMAPILASLFFPIANQHVALIATFAIFAAGFLIRPLAAYWLGNLGDSIGRKKTLTLTLLVMTFSSSFIGLLPTYKTAGIIAPILLTICRLAQGVSVAGEMTLASIYIYENVSMRHKGFAVSFVTLGSICGLLLAIIISKITLSFFSKQELLYLWRFPFLMGIFVGFAGVYLRSKTREVTNFSKVMTKRQHHPLISAWHYRQKAIIAIFLLAIFCNASFYTLFVYMPSYLQQRGLAITVAMDVIMVAMICYSIGLLLSGFISDTLGRQFPLAVSLIATVFASLLINYLINAGTLIQITLACSALAMIISLFIGSVFTASLELLPLEERAIGFTLFFNLSNSLFGGTAPLIILLLSYIFINFAFSIYLIAMALLTLPALWLMQEKKPA
- a CDS encoding pyridoxal phosphate-dependent aminotransferase, producing the protein MLKTSQVSETLRQSGIRAASTECEKIGGINLGQGICDLPTPEVIKQAAIRAIEQEKNVYSACEGVFNLRHAIAHKIQTFNKIPVQAETEVLVTHGSTGAFICATISLFNPGDEVILFEPFYGYHKNILELYQVQVKAVPINLHDLSVQMEDLEQAITPKTRAIIICTPCNPCGKVFSEQELLAIGDIAEHYDLAVITDEIYEYITYPGYKHVSFASLKNFKERTITISGCSKTYNMTGWRLGYASGPAHVIAKMALVQDLVYVCPATPLQHAAIDAFKLQDSYYQKMCQTYLEKRDHTVRELREIGFDVTVPQGAYYIMADFSRMGFKDDATMTRVLLDQAKVAVVPGRSFYLNPDKGKHVLRFCYALSMEKVAQGVKQIKDGLVSCVS
- a CDS encoding serine/threonine-protein kinase, which gives rise to MRAKSELENNTNPADESVIIINPTQLSQEQIPFLIDFLEGDDNPEVFLKDTVYTHESIRFKLTHELNWRLGKDGISECFEVMRDGQAASGKFGRIDLIEGKLVFNERGLEFIPISLKPHKERVRKFILFKQEKEEAIWRKSINEEYKRTKQAGHLKVRKPVFFRDHDGSLGAYFIIKKAPGITLHDLLYGTPQEPLDTATRKAISLAILDAYIEQVKRRGLVHNDISLRNIMVDLSNPKQPIVTFIDFAFAKKIKVNDSGSLIRGTPVYMAPERFEGDGSSTASDVFALGHILAEIWGEQRMIPNPKLGIKGVYLESKKGLFDSDLIHLEECELSENEKESIMYVLLPTLAPKPELRPSPEEIKEVFTRDYEYLEELVDVHSKNSLP